A single window of Meiothermus sp. DNA harbors:
- a CDS encoding rhodanese-like domain-containing protein → MRIAALLLLALFSFGWAQPRIVTVDDLKAALSNPKVFLIDVRTPQEFAQGHIKGAVNWPLQEIERWWNQVPKDRPVYIHCNTQNRSGVAVQYLMGKGYRNLNLVNGGIQAWMARRYPVTR, encoded by the coding sequence ATGAGGATAGCGGCCCTGCTGCTACTGGCCCTTTTCTCCTTTGGATGGGCCCAGCCCAGGATTGTTACAGTAGATGATCTGAAGGCTGCCCTTTCTAACCCTAAGGTGTTTTTGATTGACGTGCGCACCCCTCAGGAGTTTGCCCAAGGCCACATCAAAGGCGCGGTCAACTGGCCCCTGCAAGAGATCGAGCGCTGGTGGAACCAAGTACCCAAGGATCGCCCGGTCTACATTCACTGCAACACCCAGAACCGCAGCGGTGTAGCGGTGCAATACCTGATGGGTAAGGGCTACCGAAACCTCAACCTGGTAAACGGCGGGATTCAGGCCTGGATGGCCCGCCGTTACCCGGTCACTCGCTAA
- a CDS encoding rhodanese-like domain-containing protein yields MWGWFKNLLGLGSKVPRITAKEAQEKLKAGAVMIDVRTPLERKLSKIPGSQGMPLAELAKRWESLPKDKPIICLCESGNRSQQAAEFLAQKGFEVYNLAGGISAWQAAGLPVKKGDIKR; encoded by the coding sequence ATGTGGGGATGGTTTAAGAATCTACTGGGTCTGGGTTCTAAGGTGCCCCGAATCACAGCCAAAGAGGCCCAGGAAAAACTCAAGGCCGGGGCAGTAATGATAGATGTGCGCACCCCTTTGGAGCGCAAGCTGAGCAAAATTCCAGGCTCCCAGGGTATGCCGCTGGCCGAGCTGGCCAAGCGCTGGGAGAGCCTACCCAAGGACAAGCCCATCATCTGCTTGTGCGAGAGCGGCAACCGCAGCCAGCAAGCCGCCGAGTTCCTGGCCCAGAAGGGCTTTGAGGTCTACAACCTGGCCGGGGGCATCTCGGCCTGGCAGGCCGCCGGCTTACCGGTGAAGAAGGGCGATATAAAGCGCTAG
- a CDS encoding MBL fold metallo-hydrolase: MKIFALAANTYLLETPQGPLLVDSGLPYENRKLLGLLGEVQPAALLLTHHHLDHVGGARKLWERYGLPIYAHPLDLPFICGEQRRPPFPPIPWLGDRIANSPRPVPKEALLPVEEGAMVMGWQVVHLPGHTPGQIGLLRQEVLLAADALRVGPKGPWVPPALVNHDTQEARRTVGKIARLGAQHIYVGHGSPTTLEAVRALAGKLGV, translated from the coding sequence ATGAAGATTTTTGCCCTGGCAGCCAATACCTATTTGCTCGAGACGCCCCAAGGCCCGTTGCTGGTGGACTCGGGCTTGCCCTATGAGAACCGCAAGTTGCTGGGCTTGCTGGGCGAGGTACAGCCCGCGGCCTTGCTACTCACCCACCACCACCTCGATCACGTGGGCGGGGCACGGAAACTCTGGGAGCGCTATGGGCTGCCCATCTATGCCCATCCGCTCGACCTTCCCTTTATCTGCGGAGAACAGCGTCGCCCGCCCTTCCCGCCCATTCCCTGGCTGGGCGACCGGATTGCCAACAGCCCCAGGCCGGTACCCAAAGAAGCCCTGCTACCGGTTGAGGAGGGGGCGATGGTGATGGGCTGGCAGGTGGTGCACCTACCGGGCCACACCCCAGGGCAGATCGGCCTGCTGCGCCAGGAAGTATTGCTGGCCGCCGATGCCCTGCGGGTGGGCCCCAAAGGCCCCTGGGTTCCCCCTGCCCTGGTCAACCACGACACCCAGGAAGCCCGCCGCACGGTGGGGAAAATAGCCCGTCTGGGGGCCCAGCACATCTACGTGGGGCACGGTTCGCCCACCACCCTCGAGGCGGTGCGGGCTTTGGCAGGCAAGCTAGGGGTCTAG
- a CDS encoding low specificity L-threonine aldolase has product MRFVDLRSDTVTKPTPAMRKAMAEAEVGDDVYGEDPTVNRLEALAAEMLGFEAALFMPSGTMTNQVALMLHLQRGQEAIAPEGAHIYEYEPGSLAVLAGGTIRLVEAPYGVPDPEAVRGAIHTSVHQAPTGLIALENTHNTAGGTVVPLEAQRAIQQVAREAGLPTHLDGARLFNAAVALGRTPAELAQGFTTVSICLSKGLGAPVGSLLLMPQALRAEAWRYRKLLGGGMRQAGVLAAAGLLALTEGPKHLPRDHQMARALAEGLLRLNLEVDLQAVQTNMVYARVPQAPAFVQRLRALGVLANAMGPSRVRFVTHRDLLDEDIPLALKRVEQALQIA; this is encoded by the coding sequence ATGCGCTTTGTTGACCTACGCTCCGACACCGTGACCAAACCCACCCCCGCCATGCGCAAGGCCATGGCCGAGGCCGAGGTGGGCGACGACGTGTACGGCGAAGACCCCACCGTAAACCGGCTCGAGGCCCTGGCCGCCGAGATGCTGGGCTTTGAGGCGGCCCTATTCATGCCCAGCGGCACCATGACCAACCAGGTGGCCCTGATGCTGCACCTACAGCGCGGCCAGGAAGCGATCGCCCCCGAGGGCGCCCACATCTACGAGTATGAGCCGGGCTCGCTGGCGGTGCTAGCGGGCGGCACCATCCGGCTGGTGGAGGCCCCCTACGGGGTGCCCGACCCCGAGGCGGTGCGCGGGGCCATCCACACCTCGGTGCACCAGGCCCCCACCGGGCTCATCGCCCTGGAGAACACCCACAACACCGCGGGGGGCACGGTGGTGCCGCTGGAGGCGCAGCGGGCCATCCAACAGGTGGCCCGGGAGGCTGGCCTGCCCACCCACCTGGACGGGGCCCGGCTCTTCAACGCGGCGGTGGCCCTAGGCCGAACCCCAGCCGAGCTGGCCCAGGGCTTCACCACCGTTTCCATCTGCCTATCCAAGGGGCTGGGGGCCCCGGTGGGCTCCTTGCTGCTCATGCCCCAGGCCCTGCGGGCCGAGGCCTGGCGCTACCGCAAGCTCCTGGGGGGCGGGATGCGCCAAGCCGGGGTGCTGGCCGCGGCGGGCCTCCTGGCCCTCACCGAGGGGCCCAAGCACCTCCCCCGCGACCACCAGATGGCCCGCGCCTTGGCCGAAGGGCTGCTGCGGCTGAACCTCGAGGTCGACCTGCAGGCCGTGCAGACCAACATGGTCTACGCCCGGGTGCCCCAGGCCCCCGCTTTTGTCCAGCGCCTGCGGGCGCTGGGGGTGCTGGCCAACGCCATGGGGCCCAGCCGGGTGCGCTTTGTGACCCACCGCGACCTTTTAGACGAGGACATCCCGCTGGCCCTAAAGCGGGTAGAGCAGGCCCTTCAGATCGCCTAA
- a CDS encoding acyl-CoA dehydrogenase family protein translates to MEHQSYAYGKNHWALEPDLPALLSRYWKGWGAHRGELERFGALAGGAAYRLADHVDKEARPVLVMHDLNGNRIDRVRLSPAQEVLNRELAAINRAPYQGGSWHLHFAMGYLLADPGLYCIQTITNATVYAIHKYAPQFANWKEELLAGQAFGATWMTEVQGGSDLGANRVRAVPEGPVWRLYGDKYFSSGAGLTDYALVSARPEGAPAGPKGVALFLVPRLDSKGGLNYRVRRLKDKLATRAVPSGEVDFEGSEAHLVGRAEEGIYYILETLTLSRLANAAGAMGLARKAQLEALFRSEARVAFGKRLQEHPLIRRDLTDLAVRIAGGLALTFRAVAAWDEAWLLTPPYTPRYHYARLLAHLAKARTAEHGTYCTQLAMELFGGVGFVEDFAIARLAREALITPIWEGPANVQALDTLEVLFRKGAAEPFEAEFGRMLEAAGTEEARLARSRLQRTLAHLRTLSQEEAQWQAKEALRTLADAAAVALLYDLGTERHARLAALYAWHFLQGQEYPAWALQEERLWKPGSEPSVAQEAL, encoded by the coding sequence ATGGAACATCAGTCCTATGCCTATGGCAAGAACCACTGGGCTTTGGAGCCCGATCTGCCGGCCCTCCTCTCCCGCTACTGGAAGGGCTGGGGGGCGCACCGGGGCGAGCTCGAGCGCTTCGGGGCCCTGGCCGGGGGGGCAGCCTACCGCCTGGCCGACCACGTGGACAAAGAGGCCCGCCCGGTGCTGGTGATGCACGACCTAAACGGCAACCGCATAGACCGGGTGCGGCTTTCGCCGGCCCAGGAGGTGCTGAACCGGGAGCTGGCGGCCATCAACCGCGCCCCCTACCAAGGAGGGAGCTGGCACCTGCACTTTGCGATGGGCTACCTTTTGGCCGATCCCGGCCTCTACTGTATCCAGACCATCACCAACGCCACCGTCTACGCCATCCACAAGTACGCTCCGCAGTTTGCCAACTGGAAGGAGGAGCTCTTAGCCGGCCAGGCCTTCGGGGCCACCTGGATGACCGAGGTGCAGGGGGGCTCCGACCTGGGGGCCAACCGGGTGCGGGCGGTGCCCGAAGGGCCGGTCTGGCGGCTTTACGGCGACAAGTACTTCTCCAGCGGGGCCGGCCTCACCGACTATGCCCTGGTCTCGGCCCGGCCCGAGGGGGCCCCGGCGGGCCCCAAGGGGGTGGCCTTGTTTCTGGTGCCCCGCCTGGACAGCAAAGGCGGGCTCAACTACCGGGTGCGCCGGCTCAAGGACAAGCTGGCCACCCGGGCGGTGCCCTCGGGCGAGGTGGACTTCGAGGGCAGCGAGGCCCACCTGGTAGGCCGGGCCGAGGAGGGAATTTACTACATCCTGGAGACCCTCACCCTCTCCCGCCTGGCCAACGCCGCCGGGGCCATGGGCCTAGCCCGCAAGGCCCAGCTCGAGGCCCTCTTCCGCAGCGAGGCCCGGGTGGCCTTCGGCAAGAGGCTGCAAGAACACCCCCTCATCCGGCGCGACCTGACCGACCTGGCGGTGCGCATTGCGGGCGGGCTGGCCCTCACCTTCCGCGCGGTGGCGGCCTGGGACGAGGCCTGGCTCCTGACCCCACCCTATACCCCCCGCTACCACTACGCCCGGCTGCTGGCCCACCTGGCCAAGGCCCGCACCGCCGAGCATGGCACCTACTGCACCCAGCTTGCGATGGAGCTTTTTGGCGGGGTGGGCTTTGTGGAGGACTTCGCCATCGCCCGCCTGGCCCGGGAGGCCCTGATTACCCCCATCTGGGAGGGCCCGGCCAACGTGCAGGCCCTGGACACCCTCGAGGTACTCTTCCGCAAGGGGGCCGCCGAGCCCTTCGAGGCCGAGTTTGGGCGGATGCTCGAGGCCGCCGGCACCGAGGAGGCCCGCCTGGCCCGCTCGCGCCTGCAAAGGACCCTGGCCCACCTGCGAACCCTTTCCCAGGAGGAGGCCCAGTGGCAGGCCAAGGAAGCCCTGCGCACCCTGGCCGACGCCGCTGCCGTGGCCCTCTTGTACGACCTGGGCACGGAGCGCCACGCCAGGCTGGCGGCCCTGTACGCTTGGCATTTCTTGCAGGGGCAGGAGTATCCGGCCTGGGCCCTGCAAGAAGAGCGCTTGTGGAAGCCTGGTTCAGAGCCCTCGGTAGCCCAAGAAGCGCTCTAG
- a CDS encoding thioredoxin family protein, whose translation MFLDEKIQAQVREMLAPIQTPVEVVVFTTSGLELPGQEVGLQDETLGLLKEVVALNPHLSLEQRSLHSDPEAQALGLSYAPTILLREKGSQRNNIRFLGLPAGYEFGTLIETLLMLGTGETKLGEKSQADLQKVTSPVRMQAFVTPTCPYCPQAVLATYKLAYHNPNVIAEGVEASEFPQLSRRYNISGVPDTIISGATQQRILGGQPDRAFVEAAIKASAGVVA comes from the coding sequence ATGTTCTTAGACGAAAAAATTCAAGCCCAGGTGCGCGAAATGCTGGCCCCCATCCAGACCCCGGTGGAAGTGGTGGTGTTCACCACCTCGGGCCTCGAGCTACCCGGGCAGGAAGTAGGTCTGCAGGACGAAACCCTGGGCTTGCTCAAAGAGGTAGTGGCCCTGAACCCCCACCTGAGCCTCGAGCAGCGTTCGCTCCACTCCGACCCCGAGGCCCAGGCCCTGGGTCTGAGCTACGCGCCCACCATCCTGTTGCGCGAAAAAGGCTCGCAGCGAAACAACATTCGCTTCCTGGGGCTGCCTGCCGGTTATGAGTTCGGCACCCTAATCGAGACCTTGCTGATGCTGGGCACCGGCGAGACCAAACTAGGCGAGAAGTCCCAGGCCGACCTGCAAAAGGTGACCTCGCCGGTACGCATGCAGGCCTTTGTGACGCCTACCTGCCCCTACTGCCCGCAGGCCGTACTGGCCACCTACAAGCTGGCCTACCACAACCCCAACGTGATTGCCGAAGGGGTAGAGGCCAGCGAGTTCCCCCAGCTCTCCCGGCGCTACAACATCTCCGGGGTGCCCGATACCATCATCAGCGGCGCTACCCAGCAGCGCATCCTGGGCGGGCAGCCCGACCGGGCGTTTGTGGAGGCGGCCATCAAAGCCAGCGCCGGGGTGGTGGCATGA
- a CDS encoding metal-sensitive transcriptional regulator, producing MPTSPASTPSPSFGSSQKTSIVHRLRRLEGQVRGLQKMVEEDRECKDILTLLSGVRSALDSVGEEILEAYLAHCQANLEPPAPEHLVEMVRLLRK from the coding sequence ATGCCTACCTCCCCCGCATCCACGCCAAGCCCCTCCTTCGGCTCGAGCCAAAAAACCAGCATCGTCCATCGTTTGCGTCGGCTGGAAGGGCAGGTGCGCGGCCTGCAAAAAATGGTGGAGGAAGACCGCGAGTGCAAGGACATTCTGACGCTTTTGAGTGGGGTGCGCAGCGCTTTGGACTCGGTGGGAGAGGAAATTCTGGAGGCCTATCTAGCCCATTGCCAGGCCAACCTCGAGCCCCCGGCGCCTGAGCACCTAGTTGAGATGGTGCGCCTGCTGAGAAAGTAA